The genomic region GTTCGACGCCCTGGTGCCCCCGGGACTCTTCCACTACTGGAAGGGCGCCTTCCTCAAGGGCCTGCCGGACGGCGCCGTCGACGCGTTCGTCGAGCACGGCGCCACGACACCCTCCCTGCAGAGCGTGACGATCGGCTTCCCCCTCGACGGCGCCTGCCACCGGGTCGGGCCACAGGACACCGCCTTCTCCTATCGGGACGCCGACTTCTCGATCGCGCTCAGCGCGACCCTGACGACGCGTGAGGACTGCGAGGCGCAGAAGGGCTGGGTGCGCGCCTTCCACGGGGCGCTCGAACCGCACTCCCTGGAGGGCGCTTACGTCAACTTCCAGGACAGCGACGACGAGCACCGGGTGCCCGTCAACTACCGCGGGAACCACGCCCGACTGACGGAGCTGAAGCGGCGTCACGACCCGGGCAACCTGTTCCGCCTCAACCACAACATCGCTCCGTGAGGACGAGGTGTGCACGGGCCGGAGGAATCCTGTGGGCCCGCCGGTGTTGAACCCTGTATGAGCTCCGTGATCGCGACGACCAGGTTCTCCGTCCTCGACCGCTCCCGCACTCGCGAGGGGCACACGCATCCCGAGGCGCTGCGTGACACCGTGCGGCTGGCCGGGGAGCTGGAGGGGCTCGGGTACCACCGGCTGTGGGTCTCGGAGCATCACGGCGTACCCGGGGTCGCCGGTTCCGCGCCGACCGTGCTGGCGGCGGCCGTCGCCGCCGCGACACGGACGATCCGGGTCGGCACCGGCGGGGTGATGCTGCCCAACCACCGGCCGCTGGTCGTGGCCGAGCAGTTCGGGGTGCTGGAGTCGCTGTTCCCCGGGCGGATCGACATGGGGCTGGGACGGTCCGTCGGCTTCACGGACGGGGTGCGCAGGGCCCTGGGCCGTGACAAGGAGGACGCCGAGGACTTCGAGGCCCAGCTGCGGGAGCTGCTCGGCTGGTTCCGGGGCACCTCCCCGACCGGGGTGCACGCCCGCCCCGCCGAGGGGCTGGCCGTGCCGCCGTTCGTCCTGGCCATGGGCGAGGGGGCCGGCATCGCGGCCCGCCTCGGCCTGCCCATGGTGATCGGCGACCTCCGGAACCGGGACAGGATGCGGCGCGGCATCGACCACTACCGCGACGGTTTCCGCCCCTCGGCCTGGGCGAGCGAGCCCTACGTCGTCGTCTCGGGCACGATCGCCGTGGCCGCCACCCCCGAGGAGGCCCGGCGGCTGCTGATCCCGGAGGCCTGGTCCATGGCGTACTCCCGCACCCGCGGCACCTTCCCGCCCCTGCCGCCCGCGGAGAGCGTGGATGCGCTCACGATGACCGCCAAGGAGCGCGGCTTCTACGAGTCCGGCCTCACCGGCCACATCGCCGGCACCGAGGAGCAGGTCGCGCACGAGCTGGAGACGGTGCTGAAGGAGACGGGAGCGCAGGAGGTCCTCGTCACCACCAGCACGTACGACCGCGAGGCCCTGCTGGACTCCTACCGGCGGCTGGCCGCGATCGCCTCCGGTTAGAGTCGTTGCCCATGCACGACTGCCACGGCCCCCACGACCCGTACGTCCGTGTCCGCGGCGCCCGCGAGCACAACCTCAAGGGCGTCGACGTCGACATCCCCCGGGACGTGCTGGCCGTGTTCACCGGCGTGTCCGGCTCGGGCAAGTCGTCGCTGGCGTTCGGCACGATCTACGCGGAGGCGCAGCGACGCTACTTCGAGTCGGTCGCGCCGTACGCGCGCCGGCTGATCCACCAGGTGGGCGCGCCGAAGGTCGGGGAGATCACCGGTCTGCCGCCCGCCGTCTCGCTCCAGCAGCGCCGCGCGGCTCCGACCTCACGCTCCTCGGTCGGCACCGTCACCAACCTCTCGAACTCGCTGCGCATGCTCTTCTCCCGGGCCGGCACCTACCCGCCCGGCGCCGGGCGCCTCGACTCGGACGCCTTCTCGCCCAACACGGCGGCCGGCGCCTGCCCGGAGTGCCACGGGCTCGGCCGGGTGCACCGTACGAGCGAGGAGTTGCTGGTCCCCGACCCGTCGCTGTCGATCCGCGAGGGCGCGATCGCCGCGTGGCCGGGCGCCTGGCAGGGCAAGAACCTGCGGGACGTCCTCGACGCGCTCGGGTACGACGTGGACCGGCCGTGGCGGGAGCTGCCCGCCGGCGAGCGTGAGTGGATCCTGTTCACGGACGAGCAGCCGGTGGTCACCGTGCACCCGGTGCGGGACGCGGACCGGATCCAGCGCCCGTACCAGGGCACGTACATGAGCGCCCGGCGGTACGTGCTGAAGACCTTCTCGGACTCCAAGAGCCCGACCCTGCGGGCGAAGGCCGAGCGGTTCCTCACCAGCGCGCCCTGCCCGGCGTGCGGTGGCAGCCGGCTGCGGCCCGAGGCACTGGCGGTGACGTTCGGCGGCCGGACCATCGCCGAGCTGGCGGCGCTGCCGCTGGTGGAGCTGGCCGCCGCGCTCGACGCGACGTCACAGACCGCCCGGGTCCTCACCGACGACCTCACCTCGCGGGTCGCGCCGGTCGTCGAACTCGGTCTCGGCTACCTCAGCCTGGACCGGCCCACCCCCACCCTGTCCGCGGGCGAGCTGCAACGCCTGCGCCTCGCCACCCAGCTGCGCTCCGGCCTGTTCGGTGTCGTCTACGTCCTCGACGAGCCGTCGGCCGGGCTGCACCCGGCGGACACCGAGGCCCTGCTCGTCGTGCTGGAGCGGCTGAAGGCGGCCGGGAACTCGGTGTTCGTGGTGGAGCACCACCTCGATGTCGTACGCGGTGCCGACTGGCTGGTGGACGTGGGTCCGCACGCGGGCGAGCACGGCGGGCGCGTGCTGCACAGCGGCCCGGTCGCCGAGCTGGCGGCCGTCGAGGAGTCGGCGACGGCTCGCTACCTGTTCGACCGCTGCCCCGCCCCGGCGCGCGTGGTCCGCGAACCGAGCGGGTGGCTGAGGACCGGGCCGGTCACCCGGCACAACCTGCGCGATGTGTCCGCCGAGTTCCCGCTCGGCGCGTTCACCGCGGTCACCGGAGTGTCCGGCTCCGGCAAGTCCACGCTCATCGGCGAGATCACCGAGGAGACGGCCGGGGTGGGCCGGCTGGTCTCGGTCGACCAGAAGCCGATCGGACGCACCCCGCGCTCGAACCTCTCGACGTACACCGGCCTCTTCGACGTCGTGCGCAAGGTGTTCGCGGCTACCGACGGGGCGCTCGAGCGGGGCTTCGGCGTCGGCCGGTTCTCCTTCAACGTGGCGGGCGGGCGCTGCGAGACCTGCCAGGGCGAGGGGTTCGTCAGCGTGGAGCTGCTGTTCCTGCCGAGCACGTACGCGCCCTGCCCGGACTGCGGCGGGGCCCGGTACAACCCGGAGACGCTGGAGGTGACGTACCGGGGGCGGAACATCGCGCAGGTGCTGGATCTGACGGTGGAGAGCGCGGCCGAGTTCTTCTCCGACACCCCGCCCGTGGCCCGCAGCCTCGGCACCCTGCTCGACGTGGGACTGGGCTACCTCCGCCTCGGTCAGCCCGCGACCGAGTTGTCCGGCGGCGAGGCCCAGCGCATCAAACTGGCGAGCGAACTCCAGCGCGGCAGGCGCGGCCCCACGCTCTACCTCCTCGACGAGCCGACGACCGGCCTCCACCCGGCCGACGTTGACGTCCTGATGCGCCAGCTGCACGGCCTCGTCGACGCCGGGCACACCGTGATCGTCGTCGAGCACGACATGTCCGTCGTCGCGGGGTCGGACTGGGTCATCGATCTCGGCCCGGGCGGCGGCGACGCGGGCGGCCGGATCGTGGCGGCGGGGCCACCGGCGGACGTGGCGCGCTCGGCGGAGAGCCGAACGGCGCCGTATCTGGCGCGCACGCTGCCCGGGGGCCGGTGAGGCGCGTCCGGTGCGGGCAGGAACATCCTGCGTCGTACGTCGGCCGGTACTCGGGGCATGCGCACGGCGAGCCGCCGTCGCTGTCGGCGGCCGGCCGCGGCGAGCGGCTGCCGCTGATCGGCGATCCCGGTGGCCGCGGCCCGCCGGCCCCGCGCGGCGGCACCCGTTCAGCGACCGGGCCGCGCCTGCGGCCGCACGGCCCTGTCCCCGGCCCCGGGACGTGCCGCGCAGCCGGAGCCACCCTCACGGGCGGGACGGGCGCCACCGCACGGTCGGCGCAGGTCCTACGCCACGAGCACCGCGTGCGTCCACGACGGCGCCGTCGTCTCCGGTGGCTGGGCGGCGCCCGCCAGAGCACGGCGGTCGGGGCTGCTGCCCGGTGGGATGGGGGCGCGGACCTCGACCTCGGCGACCAGGCCGCGGGTCGTCGCGACCCGCCACAGGGAGGCGAGCAGGGTGTCGTCACCGACGAACGCGGCGGCGGTGGTGCCGGTTCCGCCGGTGAGCCGGTAGCCGATCCGGACCGGCTGGACCGGCACCCCGGCGTCCAGGGCGGCCTGGAAGACGGCCCGGCGGAAGGGGCCCTGGGCCCGGCCGCACCAGGTGCTGCCCTCGGGGAAGGCCGCGACGGCGGCGCCCTCGCGCAGGGCCCGGGCGATACGGGCGACGGTGTCCGGGAGGGCCCGCAGCCGGTCCCGGTCGATGAACAGGGTGCCGCCGCGGGCGGCGAGCGGCCCGGCGACGGGCCACCGCCGTACCTCGGTCTTGGCCAGCATCCGGGCGGGGCGTACGACGGCGAGCAGCGGGATGTCCAGCCAGGAGATGTGGTTGGCGACCAGCAGCAGTCCGCCGGTGGGGGCGGCGGCGCCGTTGACGCGGACCCGGACCCCCGCGGCCCGCACGATCCACCGGCACCACCGCCGGATCAGGGACGCCGGTATCCGAGCACCGAGCGGCGAGAGCGCGATCCCCGCGAGCAGGAGCAGCACGACCCCGGTGAGCCGCAGCACGGCACGCGGCACGGCCCGCGCCGGCACCACCGCCGGCGCCTCCACACAGGCCTGCGGCGTGCAGGGCGCGGTGGGCAGCCAGGCACTCATCAGGCGGGGACGAGGGACAGGAAGTGCCGCAGGTAGCGCGGGTTGACCCGGCTCATCGGCAGCAGCACGTACAGGTCGGCGACGCCGAAGTCCGGGTCGTGGGCCGGCTCGCCGCACACCCAGGCGCCGAGGCGCAGGTAGCCGCGCAGCAGGGCGGGCAGTTCGACGCGGGTGGCGGGTGCGGGACCCGGGACCCACGGCAGCAGCGGCTGGACGCGGTACTCCTGCGGCGACAGGTGCTTGGCGCTGACCCGGTCCCAGGTGGCGGCGGCGAGGGTGCCGCCGTCGGCGAGCGGGACGGAGCAGCAGCCGGCGAGCCACTCATGGCCCCGGTCGACCATGTAGCGGGCGATCCCGGCCCAGATGAGGCTGATGACCGCGCCGTCGCGGTGGTCGGGGTGCACGCAGGAGCGGCCGACCTCGACGAGCTCGGGCCGGATTCCGGCGAGGGAGCTCAGGTCGAACTCGCTCTCGGAGTACAGCCGCCCGGCGACCGCCGCGCGCTCGGGCGGCAGCAGCCGGTAGGTGCCGACGACCTGGCCGGTCGTCTCCTCGCGGACGAGCAGGTGGTCGCAGTACGCGTCGAACGGGTCGACGTCCAGCCCCGGTTGCGAGCCGGCCAGCAGGGCGCCCAGCTCCCCGGCGAAGACGTCGTGCCGCAGCCGCTGCGCGGCACGCACGTCCTCCTCGTTCCGGGCGAGGGCGACGGTGTAGCGGGTGGGGGCCGTGGGCTGCGCGGGGCGGTCGACGGTCAGTACGCCGGTCATGGCTCTCTCCTGGTCACGGGCCGGGGGCGGCGAGCGGTGCCGCCGCCACTGTTGTGCCCATGCCGCCTGACCTTCGCGTGACCAGTGCCAGGAGCGCGGATGCCGGGATGTTGAATGCCAGGAGCGCGGAAAGGCGAGACGGGGCCGGTGAGCACCAACCGGCCCCGCCCGTCCGCACCACACGGCGAACGCTTCTACCTGCCCGGACCTACCGCTTGCTCACCTTCCGCGTGGCCCGCAGCCACTCCTTGTTCATGCCGGTGATGGACATGAGCGGAATGCCCTTGGGGCACGCCGTGGCGCACTCTCCCGTGAGGGTGCACCCGCCGAAGCCCTCCTCGTCCATCTGCGCCACCATGTCCAGCACCCGCGTCTCGCGCTCGGGCGCCCCTTGCGGCAGCACGTTCAGATGGTTGATCTTGGCGGACGTGAACAGCATCGCGGCGCCGTTCGGGCACGCGGCGACACACGCACCGCAGCCGATGCACTCGGCGTGTTCGAAGGCGAAGTCGGCGTCCGGCTTCGGCACCGGTGTGGCATGTGCTTCGGGAGCCGCACCCGTCGGCGCGGTGATGTACCCGCCGGCCTGGATGATCCGGTCGAAGGCCGAACGGTCGACGACCAGATCCTTGATCACCGGGAACGCGGACGCCCGCCACGGCTCGATGTCGATCGTGTCGCCGTCCTTGAACGACCTCATGTGCAGCTGGCACGTGGTCGTCCGCTCGGGCCCGTGCGCATCGCCGTTGATGACGAGCGAGCACGCACCGCAGATGCCCTCGCGGCAGTCGTGGTCGAAGGCGACCGGCTCCTCGCCCTTGAGGATGAGCTCCTCGTTGAGGGTGTCGAGCATCTCCAGGAAGGACATGTCGGAGGAGATCCCGTCCACCTCGTACGTGGACATGGCGCCTTCGGCGTCGGCGTTCTTCTGCCGCCAGACGCGCAGGGTGAGCTTCATGCGTAGCTCCGCTGGGTGGGGTGGACGTACTCGAAGACCAGGTCTTCCTTGTGCAGGGTCGGAGCCTCGCCGGTGCCGTTGAACTCCCAGGCGGCCGCGTACGCGAACTCGTCGTCCTTCCGGGCGGCCTCGCCGTCGGGTGTCTGGGACTCCTCGCGGAAGTGGCCGCCGCAGGACTCGCTGCGGTGCAGCGCGTCGAGACACATCAGCTCGGCCAGTTCCAGGTAGTCGACGATGCGGTTGGCCTTCTCCAGCGACTGGTTGAACTCCTCGCCGGTGCCGGGGACCTTGATGCGCCGCCAGAACTCCTCACGGATCTGCGGGATGCGCTCCAGCGCCTTGCGCAGTCCCGAGTCGGTGCGGGCCATGCCGCAGAACTCCCACATGAGTTCGCCGACCTCGCGGTGGAAGGAGTCGGGTGTGCGGTCGCCGTCGACGGACAGCAGCAGGTTGAGCCGGTCCTCGGTCTCGGCCAGCACCTCCTGGACGACCGGATGGCCGGTGTCGACCTGGTCCGTGTGCGGGTTGCGGGCGAGGTAGTCGTTGATGGTCGCCGGGAGCACGAAGTAGCCGTCGGCCAGTCCCTGCATCAGCGCGGAGGCGCCGAGCCGGTTGGCCCCGTGGTCGGAGAAGTTGGCCTCGCCGATCGCGAACAGGCCGGGGACGGTGGTCTGGAGGTCGTAGTCGACCCACAGGCCGCCCATCGTGTAGTGCACGGCGGGGTAGATCCGCATGGGCACCTGGTACGGATCCTCGTCGGTGATCCGCTGGTACATGTCGAAGAGGTTGCCGTACTTGGCCTCGACGGCCCCCCGGCCCATGCGCTTGATGGCGTCGGCGAAGTCGAGGTAGACGCCCTGGCCGCCGGGGCCGACGCCCCTGCCCTCGTCGCAGACGTTCTTCGCGGCGCGGGAGGCGATGTCACGGGGCACCAGGTTGCCGAAGGACGGGTAGATGCGCTCCAGGTAGTAGTCGCGCTCGTCCTCGGGGATCTCGTTCGGCGGGCGGTCGTCGCCCCTGGCCTTCGGCACCCAGATGCGGCCGTCGTTGCGCAGCGACTCGCTCATCAGCGTCAGCTTGGACTGGTGGTCGCCGGTGCGCGGGATGCAGGTGGGGTGGATCTGGGTGAAGCAGGGGTTGGCGAACCAGGCGCCGCGCCGGTGCGCCCGCCAGATCGCGGTCGCGTTGGAGTTCATGGCGTTCGTCGACAGGTAGAAGACGTTGCCGTAGCCGCCGCTCGCCAGTACCACCGCGTCCGCGAAGTACGTGTCGATCTTGCCGGTGACGAGGTCCCGGGCGACGATCCCGCGCGCCCGCCCGCCGACGACGATCAGGTCGAGCATCTCCGTACGCGGGTGCATCTCGATGTTCCCCGCGGCGATCTGCCGGCTGAGGGCCTGGTAGGCGCCGAGCAGCAGCTGCTGTCCCGTCTGGCCACGGGCGTAGAAGGTCCGCGACACCTGGACGCCGCCGAAGGAACGGGTGTCGAGCAGGCCGCCGTACTCGCGGGCGAACGGCACGCCCTGCGCCACGCACTGGTCGATGATCTCGACGGAGATCTGCGCGAGGCGGTGGACGTTGGACTCGCGGGCCCGGAAGTCGCCGCCCTTGACGGTGTCGTAGAACAGCCGGTGGATGGAGTCGCCGTCGTTGCGGTAGTTCTTCGCGGCGTTGATGCCGCCCTGCGCGGCGATGGAGTGGGCGCGGCGCGGGGAGTCCTGGTAGCAGAACTGGACGACGTGGTAGCCCTGTTCGGCGAGGGTGGCCCCGGCGGAGCCGCCGGCGAGGCCGGTGCCCACGACGATGACGGTGTGCTTGCGCCGGTTGGCGGGGTTGACCAGCTTGGCCTCGAAGCGGCGCTTGTCCCAGCGCTCGTGGACGGGGCCCTTCGGGGCCTTGGTGTCGACGACCGGTTCGCCGGTCGCGTAGTCGGTGTAGGTCATGTCAGCTCACCACTCCGGTCATGACGCCCACGGGTACGGCGATGAAACCGGCCGTGAGCAGCAGCGCGAGGACGTCGGCGACGGTCTTCAGGGCACGGTCGCGGGTGCGGCTGCCGGCGCCGAGGGTCTGGGCGGCGCTCCAGAAGCCGTGCCGGACGTGCAGGCCGAGCGCGAGCATCGCGACGATGTAGATGACGTTGCCGTACCAGGTGGAGAAGGTGTCCACGACGTTCTGGTACGGGTGGCCGGGCCGGAAGCCGGGGTGCACGGTGCCGGTCGTGAGGTCCAGGATGTGCCAGACGATGAACAGCCCGAGGATGATCCCGCCCCACCGCATGGTCCGCGTCGCGTAGCTCGCGCGCGGCCTCTTGTGCACGTACTTGCCGGGCCGTGCCCTGATGTCGCGGCGGCTGAGCTGGTACGCGGAGACGGCGTGGGCGACGACGGCGGCCACCAGCACGATCCGGACCAGCCACAGCGTCCACTCGTAGTGCATGAACGGCTCGCCGACGGTGCGCAGCCAGTGGGCGTAGTGGTCGAACTCGCCGGCCCCGAAGAAGATCTTCAGGTTCCCGATCATGTGGACGACCAGGTACAGCAGCATGATCAGCCCGCTGACCGCCATCACGGTCTTCTTGCCGAGGGTGGAGTCCCACACGGTGCGTGCCATGGACGGCCGTCGGTCCGTCCGCGTTGCCAGAGCCATGTCACAGCACGCTACGGACACGGAGCCGATCGGTCCAAGACATGGTGCGGCTTGATTCCATAGGCCGGGGCTATCGTACGAGTATGCAGTTCCACCAGCTCCAGTACTTCGTGGCCGTCGCCGAGACCCGGCACTTCACCCGGGCCGCGGATCTGGTCCATGTCGCGCAGCCGTCACT from Streptomyces chartreusis NRRL 3882 harbors:
- a CDS encoding LLM class flavin-dependent oxidoreductase, whose translation is MSSVIATTRFSVLDRSRTREGHTHPEALRDTVRLAGELEGLGYHRLWVSEHHGVPGVAGSAPTVLAAAVAAATRTIRVGTGGVMLPNHRPLVVAEQFGVLESLFPGRIDMGLGRSVGFTDGVRRALGRDKEDAEDFEAQLRELLGWFRGTSPTGVHARPAEGLAVPPFVLAMGEGAGIAARLGLPMVIGDLRNRDRMRRGIDHYRDGFRPSAWASEPYVVVSGTIAVAATPEEARRLLIPEAWSMAYSRTRGTFPPLPPAESVDALTMTAKERGFYESGLTGHIAGTEEQVAHELETVLKETGAQEVLVTTSTYDREALLDSYRRLAAIASG
- a CDS encoding ATP-binding cassette domain-containing protein, producing the protein MHDCHGPHDPYVRVRGAREHNLKGVDVDIPRDVLAVFTGVSGSGKSSLAFGTIYAEAQRRYFESVAPYARRLIHQVGAPKVGEITGLPPAVSLQQRRAAPTSRSSVGTVTNLSNSLRMLFSRAGTYPPGAGRLDSDAFSPNTAAGACPECHGLGRVHRTSEELLVPDPSLSIREGAIAAWPGAWQGKNLRDVLDALGYDVDRPWRELPAGEREWILFTDEQPVVTVHPVRDADRIQRPYQGTYMSARRYVLKTFSDSKSPTLRAKAERFLTSAPCPACGGSRLRPEALAVTFGGRTIAELAALPLVELAAALDATSQTARVLTDDLTSRVAPVVELGLGYLSLDRPTPTLSAGELQRLRLATQLRSGLFGVVYVLDEPSAGLHPADTEALLVVLERLKAAGNSVFVVEHHLDVVRGADWLVDVGPHAGEHGGRVLHSGPVAELAAVEESATARYLFDRCPAPARVVREPSGWLRTGPVTRHNLRDVSAEFPLGAFTAVTGVSGSGKSTLIGEITEETAGVGRLVSVDQKPIGRTPRSNLSTYTGLFDVVRKVFAATDGALERGFGVGRFSFNVAGGRCETCQGEGFVSVELLFLPSTYAPCPDCGGARYNPETLEVTYRGRNIAQVLDLTVESAAEFFSDTPPVARSLGTLLDVGLGYLRLGQPATELSGGEAQRIKLASELQRGRRGPTLYLLDEPTTGLHPADVDVLMRQLHGLVDAGHTVIVVEHDMSVVAGSDWVIDLGPGGGDAGGRIVAAGPPADVARSAESRTAPYLARTLPGGR
- a CDS encoding lysophospholipid acyltransferase family protein, which encodes MSAWLPTAPCTPQACVEAPAVVPARAVPRAVLRLTGVVLLLLAGIALSPLGARIPASLIRRWCRWIVRAAGVRVRVNGAAAPTGGLLLVANHISWLDIPLLAVVRPARMLAKTEVRRWPVAGPLAARGGTLFIDRDRLRALPDTVARIARALREGAAVAAFPEGSTWCGRAQGPFRRAVFQAALDAGVPVQPVRIGYRLTGGTGTTAAAFVGDDTLLASLWRVATTRGLVAEVEVRAPIPPGSSPDRRALAGAAQPPETTAPSWTHAVLVA
- a CDS encoding GNAT family N-acetyltransferase — protein: MTGVLTVDRPAQPTAPTRYTVALARNEEDVRAAQRLRHDVFAGELGALLAGSQPGLDVDPFDAYCDHLLVREETTGQVVGTYRLLPPERAAVAGRLYSESEFDLSSLAGIRPELVEVGRSCVHPDHRDGAVISLIWAGIARYMVDRGHEWLAGCCSVPLADGGTLAAATWDRVSAKHLSPQEYRVQPLLPWVPGPAPATRVELPALLRGYLRLGAWVCGEPAHDPDFGVADLYVLLPMSRVNPRYLRHFLSLVPA
- a CDS encoding succinate dehydrogenase/fumarate reductase iron-sulfur subunit encodes the protein MKLTLRVWRQKNADAEGAMSTYEVDGISSDMSFLEMLDTLNEELILKGEEPVAFDHDCREGICGACSLVINGDAHGPERTTTCQLHMRSFKDGDTIDIEPWRASAFPVIKDLVVDRSAFDRIIQAGGYITAPTGAAPEAHATPVPKPDADFAFEHAECIGCGACVAACPNGAAMLFTSAKINHLNVLPQGAPERETRVLDMVAQMDEEGFGGCTLTGECATACPKGIPLMSITGMNKEWLRATRKVSKR
- a CDS encoding fumarate reductase/succinate dehydrogenase flavoprotein subunit, which translates into the protein MTYTDYATGEPVVDTKAPKGPVHERWDKRRFEAKLVNPANRRKHTVIVVGTGLAGGSAGATLAEQGYHVVQFCYQDSPRRAHSIAAQGGINAAKNYRNDGDSIHRLFYDTVKGGDFRARESNVHRLAQISVEIIDQCVAQGVPFAREYGGLLDTRSFGGVQVSRTFYARGQTGQQLLLGAYQALSRQIAAGNIEMHPRTEMLDLIVVGGRARGIVARDLVTGKIDTYFADAVVLASGGYGNVFYLSTNAMNSNATAIWRAHRRGAWFANPCFTQIHPTCIPRTGDHQSKLTLMSESLRNDGRIWVPKARGDDRPPNEIPEDERDYYLERIYPSFGNLVPRDIASRAAKNVCDEGRGVGPGGQGVYLDFADAIKRMGRGAVEAKYGNLFDMYQRITDEDPYQVPMRIYPAVHYTMGGLWVDYDLQTTVPGLFAIGEANFSDHGANRLGASALMQGLADGYFVLPATINDYLARNPHTDQVDTGHPVVQEVLAETEDRLNLLLSVDGDRTPDSFHREVGELMWEFCGMARTDSGLRKALERIPQIREEFWRRIKVPGTGEEFNQSLEKANRIVDYLELAELMCLDALHRSESCGGHFREESQTPDGEAARKDDEFAYAAAWEFNGTGEAPTLHKEDLVFEYVHPTQRSYA
- a CDS encoding succinate dehydrogenase, with translation MARTVWDSTLGKKTVMAVSGLIMLLYLVVHMIGNLKIFFGAGEFDHYAHWLRTVGEPFMHYEWTLWLVRIVLVAAVVAHAVSAYQLSRRDIRARPGKYVHKRPRASYATRTMRWGGIILGLFIVWHILDLTTGTVHPGFRPGHPYQNVVDTFSTWYGNVIYIVAMLALGLHVRHGFWSAAQTLGAGSRTRDRALKTVADVLALLLTAGFIAVPVGVMTGVVS